From Selenomonas ruminantium AC2024, a single genomic window includes:
- a CDS encoding purple acid phosphatase family protein yields the protein MNRRTFIAGGLGGLALLAGGIYFTKGSWYRQTVNSVRNLTGDLDAQFLRQLITADAAHSRTIMWQAEDVLTNPAIEYRVKGQTEAQMVAAQEDFFTDDGVKNNQYLAKLQELQADTDYEYRVVTEAAASDWHTLHTSGQRDFECLIFPDSQSSDYSDWKAVAQNAAERNPQAAFFINMGDIVDNGEDHTQWQAWFHGVNGIIDRIPFVPMMGNHETYDQKWKVRLPEAYLHYFVVPENNSRDFSRYYYSFDYGEVHFMVLNSQWDETEDFKPGLMAEQLNWLREDASRSRKKWKIVLVHKDVLQYRIHKRPERQEGISEVGKKFMPLFDELGIDIVFSAHLHTYRNRGHIKNFKRDSQGPLYILTGVAGNVRYPGLWIDHKLDEVVAPQPETDNYLTMQVTDKEITVKCFLPNGQEIDRATVRKSAAS from the coding sequence ATGAATAGAAGAACTTTTATTGCGGGCGGCTTAGGGGGACTGGCACTGCTGGCTGGCGGTATATATTTTACCAAAGGCTCCTGGTATCGTCAGACGGTCAATAGTGTGCGCAATTTGACCGGGGATTTGGATGCCCAATTTTTGCGGCAGTTGATTACAGCAGATGCTGCCCACAGCCGGACGATTATGTGGCAGGCGGAGGATGTTTTGACCAATCCGGCCATCGAATACCGCGTTAAGGGACAGACCGAAGCGCAGATGGTTGCTGCCCAGGAGGATTTTTTTACCGATGATGGAGTGAAGAACAATCAGTATCTGGCGAAACTGCAGGAACTTCAGGCCGATACGGATTATGAGTATCGTGTGGTAACGGAGGCGGCTGCCAGCGATTGGCATACGTTGCATACCTCAGGGCAGAGGGATTTTGAGTGTTTGATATTCCCCGATTCCCAGTCCAGCGATTACAGCGATTGGAAGGCCGTAGCGCAAAATGCCGCTGAGCGTAATCCGCAGGCAGCATTCTTTATCAATATGGGAGATATTGTGGACAATGGCGAAGACCATACCCAATGGCAGGCCTGGTTCCATGGCGTAAATGGCATAATTGACCGCATTCCCTTTGTACCTATGATGGGCAATCATGAAACTTATGACCAGAAATGGAAGGTGCGGCTGCCAGAGGCCTATCTCCATTACTTTGTAGTGCCGGAAAATAACAGCCGGGATTTTTCCCGCTACTATTATTCCTTTGACTATGGTGAGGTGCATTTCATGGTGCTTAACAGTCAGTGGGATGAAACGGAGGACTTCAAGCCGGGACTGATGGCAGAACAGCTGAACTGGCTGCGGGAAGATGCCAGTAGAAGCCGCAAAAAGTGGAAAATCGTGCTGGTGCATAAGGATGTCTTGCAATACCGTATCCACAAACGCCCGGAACGGCAGGAAGGAATTTCTGAGGTCGGTAAGAAATTTATGCCCTTGTTTGATGAACTGGGCATTGATATTGTCTTTTCTGCACATCTGCATACATATCGCAACCGGGGACACATTAAAAACTTTAAGCGGGACAGTCAGGGGCCTCTCTATATCCTGACGGGCGTGGCCGGCAATGTCCGCTATCCCGGGTTATGGATTGACCATAAGCTCGATGAGGTCGTGGCTCCCCAGCCGGAAACAGACAATTATCTCACCATGCAGGTGACGGATAAAGAGATAACAGTCAAATGTTTCCTGCCGAACGGACAGGAGATCGACCGTGCGACGGTGCGCAAGAGTGCTGCTTCTTAA
- a CDS encoding MerR family transcriptional regulator: MTIKEVSEKYDLSADTIRYYERIGLIPHVPRKENGIRDFDETACGWVEFSKCMRSAGVQVEALIEYVDLFFKEGTEEARKDILVEQRARLQEQYEQLKATMERLDYKIAHYEELMVKKCPNREE; encoded by the coding sequence ATGACCATCAAAGAAGTCAGCGAAAAATACGATTTGTCTGCTGATACCATCCGCTACTACGAGCGCATCGGCCTTATCCCCCATGTGCCCCGCAAGGAAAACGGCATCCGCGATTTTGACGAAACCGCCTGCGGCTGGGTGGAATTTTCCAAATGTATGCGCAGTGCCGGCGTGCAGGTGGAAGCTCTGATTGAATACGTTGACCTGTTCTTCAAGGAAGGCACCGAAGAAGCCCGCAAGGATATCCTTGTAGAACAGCGCGCCCGCCTTCAGGAACAGTATGAACAGCTAAAAGCCACCATGGAACGGCTGGATTACAAAATTGCACATTACGAAGAACTCATGGTAAAGAAATGCCCCAACCGGGAGGAATGA
- a CDS encoding flavodoxin, producing MRKLWIACLGVLMVLGLVGCGTESGKTAEKAAPAPVQTTAQADSKAPAAKGKILVAYFSATGNTRTLAENTAKALNADLYEIRPEVPYSKEDLNYNDESTRATVEQKNDSARPKLADKNAPIANYDTIVLAYPIWWGQAPRIMDTFVESYDFTGKKLTAICTSGGSDIGTSADYLQKLTKGKAEWKAGKLFSSQAKAEKIKSWFNGLGL from the coding sequence ATGCGAAAACTATGGATTGCCTGCTTGGGCGTGTTGATGGTTCTAGGTCTGGTGGGCTGCGGCACAGAGTCGGGCAAGACGGCAGAAAAGGCGGCACCGGCACCGGTGCAGACTACGGCACAGGCAGACAGCAAGGCACCTGCGGCTAAAGGCAAGATTCTCGTGGCGTATTTCTCGGCCACGGGCAATACCCGCACGCTCGCAGAGAATACGGCTAAAGCTCTGAATGCTGACCTCTATGAAATCCGTCCGGAAGTTCCTTATAGCAAAGAGGACTTGAACTATAATGACGAAAGCACCCGTGCTACGGTGGAACAGAAGAACGACAGCGCCCGCCCAAAACTGGCGGATAAGAATGCACCGATTGCAAACTACGATACCATCGTACTGGCATATCCCATCTGGTGGGGACAGGCACCGCGCATCATGGATACCTTCGTGGAAAGCTATGATTTCACGGGGAAGAAACTGACCGCCATCTGCACCTCCGGTGGCAGTGATATCGGCACGAGCGCCGACTATCTGCAGAAGCTGACTAAGGGTAAGGCTGAATGGAAGGCAGGCAAGCTGTTCTCTTCGCAGGCTAAAGCCGAAAAAATCAAAAGCTGGTTTAATGGTCTGGGCTTATGA
- a CDS encoding flavodoxin family protein, with protein MKIVVITSSPHPQNESTSIYLADRFTEGAKSAGHEVFTFDAAHEETHPCQGCDKCGMDGPCVFKDAIENTLMPKMLAADLIVLTTPLYYFGMSAQLKIIVDRFYSRTEKLHGKKSIMMATAYNSADWTMEALANHYETLVRYMEWQDVGQVWATGCGARSLVEKSSFAEMAYKIGANL; from the coding sequence ATGAAGATTGTGGTGATTACCAGCAGCCCCCATCCGCAAAATGAGTCCACCTCGATTTATCTGGCAGACAGGTTCACCGAAGGGGCTAAAAGCGCCGGGCACGAAGTCTTTACCTTTGACGCGGCGCATGAAGAAACGCATCCTTGTCAGGGGTGCGACAAATGCGGCATGGATGGCCCCTGCGTGTTCAAGGATGCCATCGAAAATACGCTGATGCCCAAGATGCTGGCGGCTGACCTTATCGTGCTGACTACGCCGCTGTATTACTTTGGTATGTCGGCACAGCTAAAGATAATCGTGGATAGGTTTTATTCGCGGACGGAAAAACTGCATGGCAAGAAATCCATTATGATGGCTACGGCCTATAACAGTGCGGATTGGACGATGGAGGCACTGGCCAATCACTATGAAACCTTGGTGCGCTACATGGAATGGCAGGATGTCGGGCAGGTTTGGGCGACAGGCTGCGGCGCGCGCAGTCTGGTGGAAAAGTCGTCCTTTGCCGAGATGGCGTATAAAATAGGCGCCAATTTGTAA
- a CDS encoding D-alanyl-D-alanine carboxypeptidase family protein, whose amino-acid sequence MVKSFKKKLLIGALSAMLCCSFVYGAEAASRAEISQIAVNQMGSNFKYWNKDAASYQALTNYVKDITNKNSKNYIPEKDRVAVFDMDGTILCETAPYYLGQMLIVDRTLHDKNYKPKLDDAKFARQLETWLKDKSAVSKPGSSSPHFASVFSGMTAPEYDAYVKNFMKKPVTGLSNMAWGEAFYLPMVEVIKYLQANKFAVYVVSGSERQLVRQLVSDMLTIPEGNIIGTDMEILAAHQGDTDGLKYMYRHDDYLVRGGFQHKNLQMNKVTAIAREIGKQPVLAFGNSKDDASMLNYAISGNKYKSAAFFVLCDDQTRELGDMDKAEKCRQLAAQNGWNTISMRDDFKTIYGEKIKRTAAPSPAKKDLAAKNKSVDYMIFVNKTHKLPDDYEAKLPLITVKNSFGKEFQIEPETYQHFEQLRTALKQKGIQIELDSVYRSVARQKEIVAEFTQKYGADYVKKYVAVPGYSEHHTGLAVDICLVVDGKIIDDNDEMIAQKEIFAQIHPLLAEYGFILRYPQGKENLTGYSYEPWHFRYVGQETAKKISAAGLVMEEYMK is encoded by the coding sequence ATGGTGAAATCGTTCAAGAAAAAACTGTTGATTGGTGCATTGTCAGCTATGCTATGTTGCAGTTTTGTCTATGGGGCAGAGGCGGCGAGCCGTGCAGAGATTAGTCAGATAGCTGTGAACCAGATGGGAAGCAATTTTAAGTATTGGAATAAGGATGCAGCTTCTTATCAGGCTTTGACCAATTATGTGAAGGACATTACGAATAAGAACAGTAAAAATTACATTCCGGAGAAAGACCGCGTAGCGGTGTTTGATATGGATGGTACGATTCTCTGTGAGACGGCACCTTATTATCTGGGGCAAATGTTGATTGTTGACCGTACACTTCATGACAAGAACTATAAACCTAAGCTGGATGATGCGAAATTTGCGCGGCAGCTGGAGACGTGGCTCAAGGATAAGTCTGCTGTCAGCAAGCCGGGCAGCAGCAGCCCGCATTTTGCTTCGGTCTTTAGCGGCATGACGGCACCGGAATATGATGCTTATGTGAAAAACTTTATGAAAAAGCCCGTAACTGGTTTAAGCAATATGGCCTGGGGCGAGGCCTTTTATCTGCCGATGGTCGAAGTCATCAAATACTTGCAGGCCAATAAGTTCGCAGTGTATGTTGTCTCCGGCTCCGAACGTCAGCTCGTGCGCCAGCTTGTTTCGGATATGCTCACGATTCCGGAAGGAAACATCATTGGCACAGATATGGAAATTTTGGCGGCCCATCAGGGGGATACCGATGGTTTAAAATATATGTATCGTCATGATGATTATTTGGTGCGCGGCGGCTTCCAACACAAAAACCTGCAGATGAATAAGGTGACGGCCATCGCCAGAGAAATTGGCAAGCAGCCGGTGTTGGCTTTTGGTAATTCCAAAGATGATGCTAGTATGTTAAATTATGCCATCAGCGGAAACAAATACAAAAGCGCTGCCTTCTTTGTTCTCTGTGATGACCAGACACGGGAACTGGGCGATATGGATAAAGCCGAAAAATGCCGGCAGCTTGCCGCGCAAAACGGCTGGAACACCATCTCCATGCGGGATGATTTCAAGACGATATATGGTGAGAAAATAAAGCGCACGGCAGCACCGTCTCCTGCGAAAAAAGACCTTGCAGCCAAGAATAAGTCGGTAGATTATATGATTTTCGTCAATAAAACCCATAAGCTGCCAGATGATTATGAGGCAAAACTGCCGTTGATAACGGTAAAGAATTCGTTTGGCAAAGAGTTCCAGATTGAGCCGGAAACCTATCAGCATTTTGAGCAGCTGCGCACAGCACTAAAGCAAAAGGGAATTCAGATTGAACTGGATTCGGTCTATCGAAGTGTTGCCCGCCAAAAGGAAATCGTGGCCGAATTTACCCAAAAGTATGGGGCAGATTATGTGAAGAAGTATGTAGCGGTTCCGGGGTATTCCGAACATCACACGGGGCTGGCTGTCGATATCTGTCTGGTCGTGGATGGAAAGATTATTGATGATAACGACGAAATGATAGCGCAGAAGGAAATTTTTGCGCAGATACATCCATTGCTGGCGGAATATGGTTTCATCCTGCGTTATCCGCAGGGGAAAGAAAACCTCACAGGATACAGCTATGAGCCCTGGCATTTCCGCTATGTTGGCCAGGAGACAGCGAAAAAAATCAGCGCTGCGGGCTTGGTCATGGAAGAATATATGAAGTAA
- a CDS encoding HAD family hydrolase: MMNQKNNYQLLSLDMDGTLLNSAKQIPCETTVAIQELMKRGVEVVVGTGRGLAELADYRDAFQGMHYGLLVSGGLIYDFQQKKPLTLHALSLEQCQRLLEAAADEDAMVHILTVHDSVAREQDIFHMDDFSMRVYQDMYERICDRQDDLVRYVQEHADEILKINLYHRSTASRERSRQRLAGLGMNLVLAEKTGLEASPAGITKASGLKELCKLLNIPLAATVAVGDAPNDLEILQIAGLSAAMGNATDSIKEICDVVVSDNDHNGVLEVIRRYFL; this comes from the coding sequence ATGATGAATCAAAAAAATAACTACCAACTGCTATCCCTCGACATGGACGGAACTTTGCTTAATTCTGCCAAACAGATTCCCTGCGAAACAACGGTGGCTATCCAAGAGCTGATGAAACGCGGTGTTGAGGTCGTTGTCGGCACGGGACGCGGTCTGGCAGAGCTTGCTGACTACCGCGACGCCTTTCAAGGCATGCACTATGGCCTGCTGGTAAGCGGCGGCCTGATTTATGACTTTCAGCAGAAAAAACCTTTGACACTGCATGCACTCTCTTTAGAACAGTGCCAGCGTTTATTGGAGGCGGCCGCTGATGAAGATGCTATGGTACACATCCTTACCGTGCATGATTCTGTCGCCCGTGAGCAGGATATTTTTCATATGGACGATTTTTCTATGCGCGTCTATCAGGATATGTATGAACGCATCTGTGACAGACAGGATGATTTAGTCCGTTACGTTCAAGAACACGCCGATGAAATCCTCAAAATCAACCTTTACCATCGCTCTACGGCATCGCGTGAACGCAGCCGCCAACGCCTTGCAGGTCTTGGCATGAACCTAGTTCTGGCCGAAAAAACGGGGCTGGAAGCCTCTCCTGCAGGCATTACCAAAGCCAGCGGACTCAAAGAACTCTGCAAGCTGTTGAATATCCCCCTTGCCGCCACCGTTGCCGTGGGCGATGCTCCGAATGATTTGGAAATCCTGCAAATAGCCGGACTATCTGCCGCCATGGGAAATGCCACCGACTCCATCAAAGAAATCTGCGATGTTGTCGTAAGCGACAATGACCATAATGGCGTTTTGGAGGTAATCCGTCGCTACTTTTTATAA
- a CDS encoding Rrf2 family transcriptional regulator produces the protein MQFSFRLPVATHILLCIERFKDEYKTTSTFLAGSVNVNPVIIRKTLGQLKAAGLVEVAAGVGGAKLTKSPKDITLWDVFQAVEEDEDLFHFQENPNPACPVGRNIHGVLGERLEDVRQHMLADFKKVTLADLLESIAVKEAEQEKRK, from the coding sequence ATGCAGTTTTCGTTTCGTCTGCCGGTAGCAACGCATATATTGCTTTGTATCGAGCGGTTCAAGGATGAGTACAAGACCACATCTACTTTTTTGGCAGGCAGTGTCAATGTCAATCCCGTCATTATCCGCAAGACATTAGGCCAGCTTAAAGCTGCAGGTCTCGTGGAAGTGGCGGCTGGAGTCGGTGGGGCAAAACTTACAAAAAGCCCGAAAGACATCACCTTGTGGGATGTCTTTCAGGCTGTGGAAGAAGATGAAGACTTATTTCATTTTCAGGAGAATCCCAATCCGGCCTGTCCTGTGGGGCGGAATATTCATGGGGTTTTAGGGGAACGGCTTGAAGATGTCAGACAACATATGCTGGCTGACTTTAAGAAGGTCACCCTTGCCGATTTGTTGGAATCTATCGCAGTGAAAGAAGCAGAACAGGAGAAACGTAAATGA
- a CDS encoding cupin domain-containing protein, with protein MANFSKISVANDARTELHDKLNLTGAEISVNNLPAGAGVPFVHYHKKNEEIYFITAGKGTAVIDGQTVELSADDWLRIAPAARRQFAASANEGISYICIQVRENSLEEYTADDAGIEQ; from the coding sequence ATGGCAAATTTTAGCAAAATCAGTGTGGCAAATGATGCAAGAACGGAACTGCATGACAAATTAAATCTGACGGGAGCAGAAATCAGCGTCAACAATCTGCCTGCCGGAGCTGGTGTTCCGTTTGTGCACTACCATAAGAAAAATGAGGAAATTTACTTCATCACGGCTGGCAAAGGCACTGCCGTAATTGACGGACAGACCGTAGAGCTTTCTGCTGATGACTGGCTGCGCATTGCCCCGGCAGCTCGCCGTCAATTCGCAGCATCTGCCAATGAGGGCATCAGCTACATCTGCATTCAGGTACGAGAAAATTCTCTGGAAGAATACACCGCTGATGATGCTGGCATTGAACAGTAA
- a CDS encoding VOC family protein: protein MGNKCSYLEHAAVTVADIEWSLKFFQNVLGMTETRRKEKDGVLQQVWLKGGLQLVAAPENPAAGRGHHLGIVVQDFKSALQEMLAYEGVHPMEGKPEKWVQLPDGLVLELFQEKPGAIEKILDIEVK from the coding sequence TTGGGAAATAAGTGTTCTTATCTGGAACATGCGGCAGTGACCGTAGCAGATATTGAGTGGAGCCTGAAATTTTTTCAGAATGTATTGGGCATGACTGAGACAAGGCGGAAGGAAAAGGATGGCGTGCTGCAGCAGGTGTGGCTGAAAGGAGGCTTACAGCTGGTTGCGGCCCCAGAAAATCCGGCGGCAGGCAGAGGACACCATCTGGGCATTGTGGTGCAGGATTTCAAGTCTGCTTTGCAGGAAATGCTGGCCTATGAAGGAGTACATCCTATGGAGGGCAAGCCGGAAAAATGGGTGCAGCTTCCGGATGGGCTCGTGCTTGAACTGTTTCAGGAAAAGCCTGGAGCAATTGAAAAGATATTGGATATCGAAGTGAAATAA
- a CDS encoding chromate transporter — MIYLTLFWEFAKVGIFCVGGGYASMPLIQAAVVDTYRWMSLGEFVDIFTISQMTPGPIGINAATFAGMKIAGIPGAVCATVGFCTPSLILGIVLANLFFKYGDIGPIRGILNGLRPAVVALIAAAGISFVVLALWNEETLPEDLTTIDPLGVIILLVALVAVRRKIGVIKLLAATGAAGLVLGIIQQNLLG; from the coding sequence ATGATTTATTTGACCTTATTCTGGGAATTTGCCAAAGTCGGCATTTTCTGTGTGGGCGGCGGCTATGCTTCGATGCCGCTGATTCAGGCTGCCGTTGTGGATACTTATCGCTGGATGAGTCTCGGAGAATTTGTGGACATCTTTACTATTTCCCAGATGACGCCGGGGCCTATTGGCATTAACGCCGCCACTTTCGCGGGCATGAAAATTGCCGGGATTCCCGGTGCTGTTTGTGCGACAGTAGGCTTCTGTACACCGTCCCTTATTCTGGGAATCGTCTTGGCGAATCTCTTTTTCAAATATGGCGATATTGGGCCAATCCGTGGCATCCTCAACGGCCTGCGTCCCGCCGTGGTGGCGCTGATTGCCGCCGCTGGTATCAGCTTCGTGGTTTTGGCTCTCTGGAATGAGGAAACTCTGCCGGAAGACTTGACCACCATTGACCCGCTGGGCGTAATCATCCTGCTTGTCGCTTTGGTAGCTGTGCGCAGAAAAATCGGTGTGATAAAGCTTTTGGCTGCTACTGGTGCGGCCGGTTTAGTGTTGGGAATCATTCAGCAAAATTTGCTCGGCTAG
- a CDS encoding chromate transporter — protein MSHEEMKSMASACPNFYWKLFQSTFLISAFTVGGGFVIIPLLRAKYVDEYGWLNDKETLNLVSIAQSMPGVVAVNASIILGYRMAGIRGALTALSATILPPLITLSAISCAYDWFATNPYVRYALKGMQCGATALIVNVAIDLLQKQWKKRLLWPLAIIAGTFVANFFFAVNIMLLVVIDGILGLLFLRSAEYGK, from the coding sequence ATGTCCCATGAAGAAATGAAATCGATGGCGTCTGCCTGTCCGAATTTTTATTGGAAGCTCTTTCAATCCACTTTTCTTATCAGTGCCTTTACGGTAGGCGGAGGCTTTGTGATTATTCCGCTGCTGCGGGCTAAGTATGTGGACGAATATGGCTGGCTGAACGACAAGGAAACTTTGAATTTGGTGTCTATCGCCCAGTCCATGCCCGGCGTGGTGGCGGTTAATGCGTCCATCATTCTGGGATACCGCATGGCCGGTATCCGCGGGGCGCTGACGGCATTATCAGCTACCATCCTGCCGCCCCTTATCACCCTGTCCGCTATTTCCTGTGCATATGATTGGTTTGCCACCAATCCCTATGTACGCTATGCCTTAAAGGGCATGCAGTGCGGGGCTACGGCGTTGATTGTCAATGTTGCGATTGACCTGTTGCAGAAGCAGTGGAAGAAAAGACTTCTTTGGCCCTTGGCGATTATTGCGGGAACTTTTGTGGCCAATTTCTTTTTTGCGGTCAACATCATGCTGCTGGTTGTGATTGACGGAATTCTGGGCTTGCTGTTCCTGCGCAGTGCGGAGTATGGGAAATAA
- a CDS encoding LysR family transcriptional regulator: protein MDLKQLHYFMTIVNEQQITAAAKKLNMTQPPLSHQMKLLEKELGTQLFKRGSQYIELTEPGRLLARRAQQLLDMADNTIREIDELNQSLQGTLSIGTISSSGSILLSPGMQKFHREYSSVHFEIHDANTYQLIEELEKGIIEIGIVRTPFNTSPFNCQFLNTEPMAAVMTAELDWCPRQEKITVEELDKRPLIIYRRFQNLLQDVFDQKLIEPEIYCRNDDARTTILWANAGLGIGIAPLSAVELAAHGKLHIKIIDEPVLETHIAAVWRRNTNLSRIGKEFLTALCGMNIATNGETNQEEQ, encoded by the coding sequence GTGGATTTGAAACAGCTGCATTATTTTATGACCATTGTCAATGAGCAGCAGATTACCGCCGCTGCCAAGAAGCTGAATATGACACAGCCGCCGTTGTCACATCAGATGAAGCTGCTGGAAAAGGAACTGGGTACTCAGTTGTTCAAACGTGGGTCACAGTACATTGAACTTACAGAGCCGGGCCGTTTGCTGGCACGGCGGGCCCAGCAGCTTTTGGATATGGCAGATAATACCATCCGTGAGATTGACGAGCTTAATCAAAGCCTGCAGGGAACGCTTTCAATCGGGACGATATCTTCGTCCGGCAGCATTTTGCTGAGTCCGGGAATGCAGAAATTTCATCGGGAGTACAGCAGCGTCCATTTTGAAATTCATGATGCCAATACATATCAGCTGATTGAAGAACTGGAGAAGGGCATCATTGAAATTGGCATCGTGCGCACGCCCTTCAATACCAGTCCCTTTAACTGCCAGTTCCTGAATACGGAACCGATGGCTGCGGTTATGACAGCTGAGCTGGACTGGTGCCCCAGGCAGGAAAAGATTACTGTAGAAGAACTCGACAAGCGCCCGCTGATTATCTATCGGCGCTTCCAGAACTTGCTTCAGGATGTCTTTGACCAAAAGCTGATAGAGCCGGAGATATACTGCCGCAATGATGATGCACGTACGACTATCCTTTGGGCCAATGCAGGTCTCGGAATTGGCATTGCGCCACTTTCGGCCGTGGAACTGGCTGCCCATGGTAAGCTTCATATCAAGATTATTGATGAGCCGGTACTAGAAACGCATATTGCGGCTGTCTGGCGGCGCAATACGAATCTTTCCAGAATCGGCAAAGAATTTTTGACGGCGCTTTGTGGCATGAACATTGCAACAAATGGAGAAACAAATCAGGAGGAACAATAA
- a CDS encoding flavodoxin family protein — MKKVIAINGSPRRNGNTAELLQQVLKGAQEAGAETELINLYSLNFKGCISCFYCKRKDKEHGTCAMKDDLTPVIERIKEADALIMGVPVYFMNLSSGMSAFIERLLFSNYIYSNEIPTVFPKSLPNAFIYTMNMTEEHVKQFGMREKFAVHEGFASKILRAETKTLYAYNTTQFSDYDKYESSIFDPKAKAAYREEMFPKQCAAAYELGKSLLES; from the coding sequence ATGAAAAAAGTAATTGCCATAAATGGCAGCCCGCGGCGCAACGGCAATACGGCAGAACTCTTGCAGCAGGTCTTGAAGGGCGCGCAGGAGGCTGGTGCGGAAACGGAACTCATAAATCTCTACAGCCTGAACTTCAAAGGCTGTATCAGCTGTTTTTACTGCAAGCGCAAGGACAAGGAGCATGGCACCTGCGCAATGAAGGATGATTTGACGCCGGTCATCGAGCGCATCAAGGAAGCCGATGCCTTGATTATGGGCGTACCGGTCTACTTTATGAACCTTTCGTCCGGCATGAGCGCCTTTATCGAACGGCTGCTCTTTTCGAATTATATATACAGTAACGAAATTCCGACGGTCTTTCCGAAGTCCTTGCCCAATGCCTTTATCTACACCATGAATATGACGGAGGAGCATGTCAAGCAGTTTGGCATGCGGGAGAAATTTGCCGTCCATGAAGGCTTTGCGAGCAAAATACTGCGGGCGGAAACCAAGACGCTTTATGCGTACAATACGACGCAGTTTAGCGACTATGACAAATATGAGTCCTCGATATTCGACCCCAAAGCCAAAGCAGCCTATCGTGAGGAAATGTTCCCCAAGCAATGTGCAGCGGCTTATGAATTGGGGAAAAGTTTGCTTGAAAGCTAA
- a CDS encoding ferritin family protein produces MSLHGITKGTPLEKMAEMMALGEAKGTMMYYTLARLAKEQGLDDVAEQFIEAANQEAVHAGFYATVNGMLPKDFWQLVRGLMSAETSGEKKVKAMADKFREAGFAEAADEMEIFAKQEGHHGVVLAKILEKHCPGLLEAAGKKIYVCSVCGYEHVGDLDAEPDDFACPLCGQPKKVFKLKD; encoded by the coding sequence ATGAGCTTACATGGTATTACGAAGGGGACCCCGTTGGAAAAAATGGCAGAAATGATGGCTTTGGGCGAAGCTAAGGGCACGATGATGTATTATACGCTGGCGCGCCTTGCTAAGGAGCAGGGGCTTGATGATGTGGCCGAGCAGTTTATCGAAGCCGCTAATCAGGAAGCTGTCCATGCCGGTTTCTATGCGACAGTAAACGGCATGCTGCCCAAGGATTTCTGGCAGCTCGTGCGCGGCCTGATGAGCGCAGAAACCAGCGGTGAAAAGAAGGTCAAGGCTATGGCCGACAAATTCCGCGAGGCAGGTTTTGCGGAAGCCGCTGATGAAATGGAAATCTTTGCCAAGCAGGAAGGCCATCATGGTGTAGTATTGGCGAAAATCTTGGAAAAGCACTGCCCGGGACTTTTGGAAGCTGCCGGCAAGAAAATCTATGTCTGCTCCGTCTGCGGCTATGAGCATGTAGGCGACTTGGATGCGGAACCGGATGATTTTGCCTGCCCGCTCTGCGGCCAGCCGAAGAAAGTGTTCAAACTGAAGGATTGA
- a CDS encoding acyl-CoA thioesterase gives MSTKIYLSEVMMPSQTNPSGNVHGGELMKMMDSTAYAAARKFCRSNVVTARVDELEFHTPILIGDLVTCTAEVIYVGHTSMEVAVNVEVEVLEAEQGPQHALSAYFTMVALDRNGRPMTVPKLELETEEAKAAFEAARKRHELYHERKKQRQQTMTKTAKKSH, from the coding sequence ATGTCTACGAAAATTTATTTGAGTGAAGTTATGATGCCCAGCCAGACAAATCCCAGTGGAAATGTGCATGGCGGTGAACTCATGAAAATGATGGATTCCACGGCTTATGCCGCTGCTCGGAAGTTTTGCCGCTCCAATGTAGTGACAGCCCGGGTGGATGAATTGGAATTCCATACCCCGATTCTCATTGGTGACTTGGTGACGTGTACGGCAGAGGTTATTTATGTAGGCCATACTTCTATGGAAGTAGCGGTAAATGTGGAGGTAGAGGTGCTGGAGGCTGAGCAGGGCCCTCAGCATGCGTTATCCGCTTATTTTACCATGGTTGCATTAGACCGCAATGGCCGCCCTATGACGGTGCCAAAATTGGAATTGGAAACCGAAGAAGCCAAGGCGGCCTTTGAAGCGGCTAGAAAGCGTCATGAACTATATCATGAGCGGAAAAAACAGCGGCAGCAGACGATGACAAAGACCGCTAAAAAGTCACATTGA